One Mugil cephalus isolate CIBA_MC_2020 chromosome 12, CIBA_Mcephalus_1.1, whole genome shotgun sequence DNA segment encodes these proteins:
- the LOC125018091 gene encoding ribonuclease inhibitor-like isoform X1 produces MLRKSLLIDASTSSTVSNDLSVHQDIQEFLKSENRSKKELSEIHCSALAYMLQMSEEVLDELDLSQYRTSWEGRWRLIPAVRNCRKAELSYCGLSETHCEVVASALKSNPSYLTKLDMSYNELDDSRVKHLSAGLESPNCKLETLSFSLWLQMEVKDLSRVHLKVTEVES; encoded by the exons ATGCTGAGGAAATCTCTCCTGATAGatgcatcaacatcttccactgtctccAACGACCTCTCTGTTCATCAGGACATCCAAGaattcctgaagtcagagaacagatcaaagaaggaactctctgagatccactgctcagctctggcctacatgctgcagatgtcagaggaggttctagatgagttggacctgagtcAGTACAGAACATCATGGGAGGGACGAtggagactgatcccagctgtgaggaactgcagaaaggctga ACTGTCTTactgtggactctcagagactcattgtgaagttgtggcctcagctctgaagtccaacccttcctatctgacaAAGCTGGACATGAGTTATAATGAGCTGGATGATTCaagagtgaagcatctgtctgctggactggagagtccaaactgtaaactggagactctgag TTTTTCCTTGTGGCTCCAAATGGAAGTGAAAGACTTGAGCAGGGTTCATTTAAAGGTGACAGAAGTGGAGTCCTGA
- the LOC125018091 gene encoding ribonuclease inhibitor-like isoform X2: MLRKSLLIDASTSSTVSNDLSVHQDIQEFLKSENRSKKELSEIHCSALAYMLQMSEEVLDELDLSQYRTSWEGRWRLIPAVRNCRKAELSYCGLSETHCEVVASALKSNPSYLTKLDMSYNELDDSRVKHLSAGLESPNCKLETLRWR; the protein is encoded by the exons ATGCTGAGGAAATCTCTCCTGATAGatgcatcaacatcttccactgtctccAACGACCTCTCTGTTCATCAGGACATCCAAGaattcctgaagtcagagaacagatcaaagaaggaactctctgagatccactgctcagctctggcctacatgctgcagatgtcagaggaggttctagatgagttggacctgagtcAGTACAGAACATCATGGGAGGGACGAtggagactgatcccagctgtgaggaactgcagaaaggctga ACTGTCTTactgtggactctcagagactcattgtgaagttgtggcctcagctctgaagtccaacccttcctatctgacaAAGCTGGACATGAGTTATAATGAGCTGGATGATTCaagagtgaagcatctgtctgctggactggagagtccaaactgtaaactggagactctgag ATGGAGGTGA